Proteins co-encoded in one Phycodurus eques isolate BA_2022a chromosome 21, UOR_Pequ_1.1, whole genome shotgun sequence genomic window:
- the LOC133396313 gene encoding phosphatidate phosphatase LPIN2-like isoform X2: protein MNYVGQLAGQVLVTVKELYKGINQATLSGCIDVVVVRQPDGSFHCSPFHVRFGKLGVLRSREKVIDIEINGEAVELHMKLGDNGEAFFVQETEEYDEMVPPHLATSPIPTDDALINDQEPKGRQSRPPNAPEEGPGAGGKKRKRRRRKHKAEPRKEDQSQPVGGELELPGFSSDEEINFHSTWVSSTMNENTAHLRHSPATGLEWDSYPFSDGDWSPYTDRVMSELEPASPNSDSELMVKTTDSMLRADAHMQWSWGEFPESTRVSKKERSGLKALTITPSESTHFRVISGPEERAEDLLCGIVKPQPQNAEPRTSDLGGKATHKTKWTSSPPSCRESDTKSAEIAVKRRGVRKRSQHQGPEDIYLDDLNALTPDVVALYFPKSESGQVARPWAESTAVGGTRSGSQSPHSVGGSSSGGGSLGDSGTECLSDPASDLPDVTLSLCGGGGGDDSEIDSETFLEYIISYHEFAENPAIIDNPNLVVRIGHRYYNWTLAAPLILSMQAFQKNLPKATEEAWVKDRMPKKSGRWWFWRKSSVKQLSAESKLERQESLTNENSALNTGPKAQQKTSEWSSDDETKDLNAVITGRTPPERVQTEAPGPAYRKSLRLSSEQIEGLKLREGPNDVTFSITTQYQGTCRCQGTIYLWDWNDQVVISDIDGTITKSDVFGHILPRLGKDWTHEGIAKLYHSVHQNGYKFLYCSARAIGMADMTRGYLQKVNDGGTLLPRGPLMLAPSSLFSAFHRQMIEKKPEKFKVECLSDIRKLFSPSMHPFYAAFGNRESDVLAYRLAGVSACRIFTVNPKGELILEQVKGNKTSYTRLSELVEHVFPLRSRQHAAAFCCPDFSAFSYWRQPVTHACLEDLL, encoded by the exons ATGAACTACGTGGGCCAGCTGGCGGGCCAGGTTCTGGTGACGGTCAAGGAGCTGTACAAGGGCATCAACCAGGCCACGCTGTCAGGTTGCATCGACGTGGTGGTGGTGCGTCAGCCAGACGGATCCTTCCACTGTTCCCCCTTCCACGTGCGCTTCGGAAAATTGGGAGTGCTGCGCTCCAGGGAGAAAGTG ATTGACATAGAAATAAATGGAGAAGCAGTGGAGTTGCACATGAAGCTGGGAGACAACGGTGAGGCTTTTTTTGTCCAGGAGACAGAAGAATACGAT GAGATGGTCCCGCCACACCTGGCGACCTCGCCTATCCCCACAGACGACGCCCTGATCAATGACCAAGAGCCCAAAGGCAGGCAAAGTCGTCCCCCAAATGCCCCGGAAGAGGGTCCCGGCGCAGGGGGGAAGAAGAGGAAACGGCGACGCCGGAAGCACAAAGCCGAGCCCCGTAAGGAGGACCAGAGCCAGCCAGTAGGGGGCGAGCTGGAGCTTCCTGGGTTCAGCTCAGATGAGGAGATAAACTTCCATAGCACGTG ggTATCTTCGACAATGAACGAAAACACGGCTCACTTGCGACATTCCCCAGCCACCGGCCTCGAGTGGGACAGCTACCCTTTCTCTGACGGCGACTGGTCCCCCTACACTGA CAGGGTGATGTCTGAGCTTGAGCCAGCGTCGCCCAACAGCGACTCAGAGTTGATGGTGAAGACAACAGACAGTATGCTCAGAGCCGACGCCCACATGCAGTGGAGCTGGGGCGAGTTCCCGGAATCTACCAGG GTGAGCAAAAAGGAAAGGTCCGGACTGAAGGCGCTGACCATCACCCCCTCAGAGAGCACACATTTCAGGGTCATCTCCGGCCCGGAGGAGCGAGCCGAAGATCTTCTCTGCGGCATTGTCAAACCCCAACCTCAAAATGCCGAACCGAGAACCTCAGACCTCGGTGGGAAAGCTACTCACAAGACCAAGTGGACGTCTTCCCCGCCCAGCTGCAGGGAGTCGGATACGAAGTCTGCAGAGATTGCTGTAAAGAGACGAG GTGTGAGGAAGAGGAGTCAACATCAGGGGCCAGAAGACATCTACCTGGATGACCTGAACGCACTCACGCCCGATGTCGTGGCGCTCTACTTCCCCAAGAG CGAATCGGGTCAGGTTGCGAGGCCCTGGGCGGAGTCTACGGCAGTCGGGGGTACGCGCTCAGGTTCGCAGTCGCCCCATTCGGTGggcggcagcagcagcggcggtgGGAGTCTCGGAGACAGCGGCACCGAATGTCTTTCTGACCCGGCCTCCGACTTGCCCGACGTCACGCTATCGCTCTGCGGTGGCGGCGGGGGCGACGACTCTGAGATCGACAGCG AAACATTCCTGGAGTACATCATCAGCTATCATGAGTTTGCAGAAAACCCTGCAATTATCGATAATCCCAATTTGGTGGTTCGGATTGGACACAG ATATTACAACTGGACTCTGGCGGCGCCACTCATCCTAAGTATGCAGGCGTTCCAGAAGAACCTCCCAAAG GCCACAGAAGAAGCCTGGGTGAAGGACAGGATGCCCAAGAAGTCTGGGCGATGGTGGTTCTGGAGAAAGAGCAGCGTGAAGCAG CTATCCGCTGAGAGCAAGCTGGAGCGACAGGAGAGTTTGACCAATGAGAATTCAGCTCTCAACACAGGCCCTAAAGCACA ACAGAAAACCTCGGAGTGGTCGAGTGACGATGAAACCAAAGACCTCAACGCCGTGATTACCGGCCGGACGCCGCCTGAGCGCGTTCAGACGGAAGCTCCCGGTCCCGCCTACAGGAAGTCCCTGCGCCTGTCGTCGGAGCAGATC GAGGGTCTGAAGCTGAGGGAGGGTCCCAACGACGTGACGTTCAGCATCACCACTCAGTACCAGGGAACGTGTCGCTGCCAGGGCACCATCTACCTGTGGGACTGGAACGACCAGGTCGTCATCTCGGACATCGACGGCACCATCACCAA GTCGGACGTGTTTGGTCACATCTTGCCTCGGCTCGGGAAAGACTGGACGCACGAAGGAATCGCCAAGCTCTACCACTCGGTGCACCA GAATGGTTACAAGTTCCTGTACTGTTCGGCGCGGGCCATCGGCATGGCGGACATGACGCGAGGGTACCTGCAGAAGGTCAACGACGGGGGCACGCTGCTGCCGAGAGGACCGCTCATGCTGGCACCCAGCAGCCTCTTCTCAGCCTTCCACAG ACAGATGATCGAAAAGAAACCCGAGAAGTTCAAAGTGGAATGCCTCTCCGACATCAGGAAGCTCTTCTCTCCCAGCATGCATCCCTTCTACGCcgcctttggcaacagagaGAGC GACGTGTTGGCTTACCGTCTGGCGGGCGTGTCGGCGTGCCGCATCTTCACCGTGAACCCAAAGGGTGAGCTGATTCTGGAGCAGGTCAAAGGCAACAAAACGTC ATACACGCGTCTGAGCGAGCTGGTGGAGCACGTGTTCCCGTTGCGTAGCCGGCAGCACGCCGCCGCCTTCTGCTGCCCCGACTTTAGCGCCTTCTCCTACTGGAGGCAGCCCGTCACGCACGCCTGCTTGGAGGACCTGCTTTGA
- the LOC133396313 gene encoding phosphatidate phosphatase LPIN2-like isoform X5, with protein sequence MNYVGQLAGQVLVTVKELYKGINQATLSGCIDVVVVRQPDGSFHCSPFHVRFGKLGVLRSREKVIDIEINGEAVELHMKLGDNGEAFFVQETEEYDEMVPPHLATSPIPTDDALINDQEPKGRQSRPPNAPEEGPGAGGKKRKRRRRKHKAEPRKEDQSQPVGGELELPGFSSDEEINFHSTWVSSTMNENTAHLRHSPATGLEWDSYPFSDGDWSPYTDRVMSELEPASPNSDSELMVKTTDSMLRADAHMQWSWGEFPESTRQVSKKERSGLKALTITPSESTHFRVISGPEERAEDLLCGIVKPQPQNAEPRTSDLGGKATHKTKWTSSPPSCRESDTKSAEIAVKRRGVRKRSQHQGPEDIYLDDLNALTPDVVALYFPKSESGQVARPWAESTAVGGTRSGSQSPHSVGGSSSGGGSLGDSGTECLSDPASDLPDVTLSLCGGGGGDDSEIDSETFLEYIISYHEFAENPAIIDNPNLVVRIGHRYYNWTLAAPLILSMQAFQKNLPKATEEAWVKDRMPKKSGRWWFWRKSSVKQLSAESKLERQESLTNENSALNTGPKAQQKTSEWSSDDETKDLNAVITGRTPPERVQTEAPGPAYRKSLRLSSEQIEGLKLREGPNDVTFSITTQYQGTCRCQGTIYLWDWNDQVVISDIDGTITKSDVFGHILPRLGKDWTHEGIAKLYHSVHQNGYKFLYCSARAIGMADMTRGYLQKVNDGGTLLPRGPLMLAPSSLFSAFHRQMIEKKPEKFKVECLSDIRKLFSPSMHPFYAAFGNRESDVLAYRLAGVSACRIFTVNPKDTRV encoded by the exons ATGAACTACGTGGGCCAGCTGGCGGGCCAGGTTCTGGTGACGGTCAAGGAGCTGTACAAGGGCATCAACCAGGCCACGCTGTCAGGTTGCATCGACGTGGTGGTGGTGCGTCAGCCAGACGGATCCTTCCACTGTTCCCCCTTCCACGTGCGCTTCGGAAAATTGGGAGTGCTGCGCTCCAGGGAGAAAGTG ATTGACATAGAAATAAATGGAGAAGCAGTGGAGTTGCACATGAAGCTGGGAGACAACGGTGAGGCTTTTTTTGTCCAGGAGACAGAAGAATACGAT GAGATGGTCCCGCCACACCTGGCGACCTCGCCTATCCCCACAGACGACGCCCTGATCAATGACCAAGAGCCCAAAGGCAGGCAAAGTCGTCCCCCAAATGCCCCGGAAGAGGGTCCCGGCGCAGGGGGGAAGAAGAGGAAACGGCGACGCCGGAAGCACAAAGCCGAGCCCCGTAAGGAGGACCAGAGCCAGCCAGTAGGGGGCGAGCTGGAGCTTCCTGGGTTCAGCTCAGATGAGGAGATAAACTTCCATAGCACGTG ggTATCTTCGACAATGAACGAAAACACGGCTCACTTGCGACATTCCCCAGCCACCGGCCTCGAGTGGGACAGCTACCCTTTCTCTGACGGCGACTGGTCCCCCTACACTGA CAGGGTGATGTCTGAGCTTGAGCCAGCGTCGCCCAACAGCGACTCAGAGTTGATGGTGAAGACAACAGACAGTATGCTCAGAGCCGACGCCCACATGCAGTGGAGCTGGGGCGAGTTCCCGGAATCTACCAGG CAGGTGAGCAAAAAGGAAAGGTCCGGACTGAAGGCGCTGACCATCACCCCCTCAGAGAGCACACATTTCAGGGTCATCTCCGGCCCGGAGGAGCGAGCCGAAGATCTTCTCTGCGGCATTGTCAAACCCCAACCTCAAAATGCCGAACCGAGAACCTCAGACCTCGGTGGGAAAGCTACTCACAAGACCAAGTGGACGTCTTCCCCGCCCAGCTGCAGGGAGTCGGATACGAAGTCTGCAGAGATTGCTGTAAAGAGACGAG GTGTGAGGAAGAGGAGTCAACATCAGGGGCCAGAAGACATCTACCTGGATGACCTGAACGCACTCACGCCCGATGTCGTGGCGCTCTACTTCCCCAAGAG CGAATCGGGTCAGGTTGCGAGGCCCTGGGCGGAGTCTACGGCAGTCGGGGGTACGCGCTCAGGTTCGCAGTCGCCCCATTCGGTGggcggcagcagcagcggcggtgGGAGTCTCGGAGACAGCGGCACCGAATGTCTTTCTGACCCGGCCTCCGACTTGCCCGACGTCACGCTATCGCTCTGCGGTGGCGGCGGGGGCGACGACTCTGAGATCGACAGCG AAACATTCCTGGAGTACATCATCAGCTATCATGAGTTTGCAGAAAACCCTGCAATTATCGATAATCCCAATTTGGTGGTTCGGATTGGACACAG ATATTACAACTGGACTCTGGCGGCGCCACTCATCCTAAGTATGCAGGCGTTCCAGAAGAACCTCCCAAAG GCCACAGAAGAAGCCTGGGTGAAGGACAGGATGCCCAAGAAGTCTGGGCGATGGTGGTTCTGGAGAAAGAGCAGCGTGAAGCAG CTATCCGCTGAGAGCAAGCTGGAGCGACAGGAGAGTTTGACCAATGAGAATTCAGCTCTCAACACAGGCCCTAAAGCACA ACAGAAAACCTCGGAGTGGTCGAGTGACGATGAAACCAAAGACCTCAACGCCGTGATTACCGGCCGGACGCCGCCTGAGCGCGTTCAGACGGAAGCTCCCGGTCCCGCCTACAGGAAGTCCCTGCGCCTGTCGTCGGAGCAGATC GAGGGTCTGAAGCTGAGGGAGGGTCCCAACGACGTGACGTTCAGCATCACCACTCAGTACCAGGGAACGTGTCGCTGCCAGGGCACCATCTACCTGTGGGACTGGAACGACCAGGTCGTCATCTCGGACATCGACGGCACCATCACCAA GTCGGACGTGTTTGGTCACATCTTGCCTCGGCTCGGGAAAGACTGGACGCACGAAGGAATCGCCAAGCTCTACCACTCGGTGCACCA GAATGGTTACAAGTTCCTGTACTGTTCGGCGCGGGCCATCGGCATGGCGGACATGACGCGAGGGTACCTGCAGAAGGTCAACGACGGGGGCACGCTGCTGCCGAGAGGACCGCTCATGCTGGCACCCAGCAGCCTCTTCTCAGCCTTCCACAG ACAGATGATCGAAAAGAAACCCGAGAAGTTCAAAGTGGAATGCCTCTCCGACATCAGGAAGCTCTTCTCTCCCAGCATGCATCCCTTCTACGCcgcctttggcaacagagaGAGC GACGTGTTGGCTTACCGTCTGGCGGGCGTGTCGGCGTGCCGCATCTTCACCGTGAACCCAAAGG ATACACGCGTCTGA
- the LOC133396313 gene encoding phosphatidate phosphatase LPIN2-like isoform X8 gives MNYVGQLAGQVLVTVKELYKGINQATLSGCIDVVVVRQPDGSFHCSPFHVRFGKLGVLRSREKVIDIEINGEAVELHMKLGDNGEAFFVQETEEYDEMVPPHLATSPIPTDDALINDQEPKGRQSRPPNAPEEGPGAGGKKRKRRRRKHKAEPRKEDQSQPVGGELELPGFSSDEEINFHSTWVSSTMNENTAHLRHSPATGLEWDSYPFSDGDWSPYTDRVMSELEPASPNSDSELMVKTTDSMLRADAHMQWSWGEFPESTRQVSKKERSGLKALTITPSESTHFRVISGPEERAEDLLCGIVKPQPQNAEPRTSDLGGKATHKTKWTSSPPSCRESDTKSAEIAVKRRGVRKRSQHQGPEDIYLDDLNALTPDVVALYFPKSESGQVARPWAESTAVGGTRSGSQSPHSVGGSSSGGGSLGDSGTECLSDPASDLPDVTLSLCGGGGGDDSEIDSETFLEYIISYHEFAENPAIIDNPNLVVRIGHRYYNWTLAAPLILSMQAFQKNLPKATEEAWVKDRMPKKSGRWWFWRKSSVKQLSAESKLERQESLTNENSALNTGPKAQQKTSEWSSDDETKDLNAVITGRTPPERVQTEAPGPAYRKSLRLSSEQIEGLKLREGPNDVTFSITTQYQGTCRCQGTIYLWDWNDQVVISDIDGTITKSDVFGHILPRLGKDWTHEGIAKLYHSVHQNGYKFLYCSARAIGMADMTRGYLQKVNDGGTLLPRGPLMLAPSSLFSAFHR, from the exons ATGAACTACGTGGGCCAGCTGGCGGGCCAGGTTCTGGTGACGGTCAAGGAGCTGTACAAGGGCATCAACCAGGCCACGCTGTCAGGTTGCATCGACGTGGTGGTGGTGCGTCAGCCAGACGGATCCTTCCACTGTTCCCCCTTCCACGTGCGCTTCGGAAAATTGGGAGTGCTGCGCTCCAGGGAGAAAGTG ATTGACATAGAAATAAATGGAGAAGCAGTGGAGTTGCACATGAAGCTGGGAGACAACGGTGAGGCTTTTTTTGTCCAGGAGACAGAAGAATACGAT GAGATGGTCCCGCCACACCTGGCGACCTCGCCTATCCCCACAGACGACGCCCTGATCAATGACCAAGAGCCCAAAGGCAGGCAAAGTCGTCCCCCAAATGCCCCGGAAGAGGGTCCCGGCGCAGGGGGGAAGAAGAGGAAACGGCGACGCCGGAAGCACAAAGCCGAGCCCCGTAAGGAGGACCAGAGCCAGCCAGTAGGGGGCGAGCTGGAGCTTCCTGGGTTCAGCTCAGATGAGGAGATAAACTTCCATAGCACGTG ggTATCTTCGACAATGAACGAAAACACGGCTCACTTGCGACATTCCCCAGCCACCGGCCTCGAGTGGGACAGCTACCCTTTCTCTGACGGCGACTGGTCCCCCTACACTGA CAGGGTGATGTCTGAGCTTGAGCCAGCGTCGCCCAACAGCGACTCAGAGTTGATGGTGAAGACAACAGACAGTATGCTCAGAGCCGACGCCCACATGCAGTGGAGCTGGGGCGAGTTCCCGGAATCTACCAGG CAGGTGAGCAAAAAGGAAAGGTCCGGACTGAAGGCGCTGACCATCACCCCCTCAGAGAGCACACATTTCAGGGTCATCTCCGGCCCGGAGGAGCGAGCCGAAGATCTTCTCTGCGGCATTGTCAAACCCCAACCTCAAAATGCCGAACCGAGAACCTCAGACCTCGGTGGGAAAGCTACTCACAAGACCAAGTGGACGTCTTCCCCGCCCAGCTGCAGGGAGTCGGATACGAAGTCTGCAGAGATTGCTGTAAAGAGACGAG GTGTGAGGAAGAGGAGTCAACATCAGGGGCCAGAAGACATCTACCTGGATGACCTGAACGCACTCACGCCCGATGTCGTGGCGCTCTACTTCCCCAAGAG CGAATCGGGTCAGGTTGCGAGGCCCTGGGCGGAGTCTACGGCAGTCGGGGGTACGCGCTCAGGTTCGCAGTCGCCCCATTCGGTGggcggcagcagcagcggcggtgGGAGTCTCGGAGACAGCGGCACCGAATGTCTTTCTGACCCGGCCTCCGACTTGCCCGACGTCACGCTATCGCTCTGCGGTGGCGGCGGGGGCGACGACTCTGAGATCGACAGCG AAACATTCCTGGAGTACATCATCAGCTATCATGAGTTTGCAGAAAACCCTGCAATTATCGATAATCCCAATTTGGTGGTTCGGATTGGACACAG ATATTACAACTGGACTCTGGCGGCGCCACTCATCCTAAGTATGCAGGCGTTCCAGAAGAACCTCCCAAAG GCCACAGAAGAAGCCTGGGTGAAGGACAGGATGCCCAAGAAGTCTGGGCGATGGTGGTTCTGGAGAAAGAGCAGCGTGAAGCAG CTATCCGCTGAGAGCAAGCTGGAGCGACAGGAGAGTTTGACCAATGAGAATTCAGCTCTCAACACAGGCCCTAAAGCACA ACAGAAAACCTCGGAGTGGTCGAGTGACGATGAAACCAAAGACCTCAACGCCGTGATTACCGGCCGGACGCCGCCTGAGCGCGTTCAGACGGAAGCTCCCGGTCCCGCCTACAGGAAGTCCCTGCGCCTGTCGTCGGAGCAGATC GAGGGTCTGAAGCTGAGGGAGGGTCCCAACGACGTGACGTTCAGCATCACCACTCAGTACCAGGGAACGTGTCGCTGCCAGGGCACCATCTACCTGTGGGACTGGAACGACCAGGTCGTCATCTCGGACATCGACGGCACCATCACCAA GTCGGACGTGTTTGGTCACATCTTGCCTCGGCTCGGGAAAGACTGGACGCACGAAGGAATCGCCAAGCTCTACCACTCGGTGCACCA GAATGGTTACAAGTTCCTGTACTGTTCGGCGCGGGCCATCGGCATGGCGGACATGACGCGAGGGTACCTGCAGAAGGTCAACGACGGGGGCACGCTGCTGCCGAGAGGACCGCTCATGCTGGCACCCAGCAGCCTCTTCTCAGCCTTCCACAG ATGA
- the LOC133396313 gene encoding phosphatidate phosphatase LPIN2-like isoform X7, which yields MNYVGQLAGQVLVTVKELYKGINQATLSGCIDVVVVRQPDGSFHCSPFHVRFGKLGVLRSREKVIDIEINGEAVELHMKLGDNGEAFFVQETEEYDEMVPPHLATSPIPTDDALINDQEPKGRQSRPPNAPEEGPGAGGKKRKRRRRKHKAEPRKEDQSQPVGGELELPGFSSDEEINFHSTWVSSTMNENTAHLRHSPATGLEWDSYPFSDGDWSPYTDRVMSELEPASPNSDSELMVKTTDSMLRADAHMQWSWGEFPESTRQVSKKERSGLKALTITPSESTHFRVISGPEERAEDLLCGIVKPQPQNAEPRTSDLGGKATHKTKWTSSPPSCRESDTKSAEIAVKRRGVRKRSQHQGPEDIYLDDLNALTPDVVALYFPKSESGQVARPWAESTAVGGTRSGSQSPHSVGGSSSGGGSLGDSGTECLSDPASDLPDVTLSLCGGGGGDDSEIDSETFLEYIISYHEFAENPAIIDNPNLVVRIGHRYYNWTLAAPLILSMQAFQKNLPKATEEAWVKDRMPKKSGRWWFWRKSSVKQLSAESKLERQESLTNENSALNTGPKAQQKTSEWSSDDETKDLNAVITGRTPPERVQTEAPGPAYRKSLRLSSEQIEGLKLREGPNDVTFSITTQYQGTCRCQGTIYLWDWNDQVVISDIDGTITKSDVFGHILPRLGKDWTHEGIAKLYHSVHQNGYKFLYCSARAIGMADMTRGYLQKVNDGGTLLPRGPLMLAPSSLFSAFHSHDLTCHSS from the exons ATGAACTACGTGGGCCAGCTGGCGGGCCAGGTTCTGGTGACGGTCAAGGAGCTGTACAAGGGCATCAACCAGGCCACGCTGTCAGGTTGCATCGACGTGGTGGTGGTGCGTCAGCCAGACGGATCCTTCCACTGTTCCCCCTTCCACGTGCGCTTCGGAAAATTGGGAGTGCTGCGCTCCAGGGAGAAAGTG ATTGACATAGAAATAAATGGAGAAGCAGTGGAGTTGCACATGAAGCTGGGAGACAACGGTGAGGCTTTTTTTGTCCAGGAGACAGAAGAATACGAT GAGATGGTCCCGCCACACCTGGCGACCTCGCCTATCCCCACAGACGACGCCCTGATCAATGACCAAGAGCCCAAAGGCAGGCAAAGTCGTCCCCCAAATGCCCCGGAAGAGGGTCCCGGCGCAGGGGGGAAGAAGAGGAAACGGCGACGCCGGAAGCACAAAGCCGAGCCCCGTAAGGAGGACCAGAGCCAGCCAGTAGGGGGCGAGCTGGAGCTTCCTGGGTTCAGCTCAGATGAGGAGATAAACTTCCATAGCACGTG ggTATCTTCGACAATGAACGAAAACACGGCTCACTTGCGACATTCCCCAGCCACCGGCCTCGAGTGGGACAGCTACCCTTTCTCTGACGGCGACTGGTCCCCCTACACTGA CAGGGTGATGTCTGAGCTTGAGCCAGCGTCGCCCAACAGCGACTCAGAGTTGATGGTGAAGACAACAGACAGTATGCTCAGAGCCGACGCCCACATGCAGTGGAGCTGGGGCGAGTTCCCGGAATCTACCAGG CAGGTGAGCAAAAAGGAAAGGTCCGGACTGAAGGCGCTGACCATCACCCCCTCAGAGAGCACACATTTCAGGGTCATCTCCGGCCCGGAGGAGCGAGCCGAAGATCTTCTCTGCGGCATTGTCAAACCCCAACCTCAAAATGCCGAACCGAGAACCTCAGACCTCGGTGGGAAAGCTACTCACAAGACCAAGTGGACGTCTTCCCCGCCCAGCTGCAGGGAGTCGGATACGAAGTCTGCAGAGATTGCTGTAAAGAGACGAG GTGTGAGGAAGAGGAGTCAACATCAGGGGCCAGAAGACATCTACCTGGATGACCTGAACGCACTCACGCCCGATGTCGTGGCGCTCTACTTCCCCAAGAG CGAATCGGGTCAGGTTGCGAGGCCCTGGGCGGAGTCTACGGCAGTCGGGGGTACGCGCTCAGGTTCGCAGTCGCCCCATTCGGTGggcggcagcagcagcggcggtgGGAGTCTCGGAGACAGCGGCACCGAATGTCTTTCTGACCCGGCCTCCGACTTGCCCGACGTCACGCTATCGCTCTGCGGTGGCGGCGGGGGCGACGACTCTGAGATCGACAGCG AAACATTCCTGGAGTACATCATCAGCTATCATGAGTTTGCAGAAAACCCTGCAATTATCGATAATCCCAATTTGGTGGTTCGGATTGGACACAG ATATTACAACTGGACTCTGGCGGCGCCACTCATCCTAAGTATGCAGGCGTTCCAGAAGAACCTCCCAAAG GCCACAGAAGAAGCCTGGGTGAAGGACAGGATGCCCAAGAAGTCTGGGCGATGGTGGTTCTGGAGAAAGAGCAGCGTGAAGCAG CTATCCGCTGAGAGCAAGCTGGAGCGACAGGAGAGTTTGACCAATGAGAATTCAGCTCTCAACACAGGCCCTAAAGCACA ACAGAAAACCTCGGAGTGGTCGAGTGACGATGAAACCAAAGACCTCAACGCCGTGATTACCGGCCGGACGCCGCCTGAGCGCGTTCAGACGGAAGCTCCCGGTCCCGCCTACAGGAAGTCCCTGCGCCTGTCGTCGGAGCAGATC GAGGGTCTGAAGCTGAGGGAGGGTCCCAACGACGTGACGTTCAGCATCACCACTCAGTACCAGGGAACGTGTCGCTGCCAGGGCACCATCTACCTGTGGGACTGGAACGACCAGGTCGTCATCTCGGACATCGACGGCACCATCACCAA GTCGGACGTGTTTGGTCACATCTTGCCTCGGCTCGGGAAAGACTGGACGCACGAAGGAATCGCCAAGCTCTACCACTCGGTGCACCA GAATGGTTACAAGTTCCTGTACTGTTCGGCGCGGGCCATCGGCATGGCGGACATGACGCGAGGGTACCTGCAGAAGGTCAACGACGGGGGCACGCTGCTGCCGAGAGGACCGCTCATGCTGGCACCCAGCAGCCTCTTCTCAGCCTTCCACAG TCACGACTTGACGTGTCACTCGTCTTAG